GACAGTTTGTTTTACACGCAGAACTTGTACTATACATTGCATTACACTGCTGACAGTTTGTTTTACACGCAGAACTTGTACTATACATTGCATTACACTGTTTACAGTTTGTTTTACACGCAGAACTTGTACTATACATTGCATTACACTGTTTAGTTTGTTTTACACGCAGAACTTGTACTATACATTGCATTACACTGTTGACTGTTTTACACGCAGAACTTGTACTATACATTGCATTACACTGTTTAGTTTGTTTTACACGCAGAACTTGTACTATACATTGCATTACACTGCTGACAGTTTGTTTTACACGCAGAACTTGTACTATACATTGCATTACACTGCTGACAGTTTGTTTTACACGCAGAACTTGTACTATACATTGCATTACACTGCTGACAGTTTGTTTTACACGCGGAACTTGTATTACGCATCCCATTACACTGTTTAGAGTTTGTATTTTATGCCGCGAAGCCGAATAAACCGGTTTGATTCGTAGCCCGTGCGCTGTTAATGGAGCCGTGCAGCCCCCTGgctgtctgcagggcctggcCATTCCCGCCCAGCCCGGTTCTCCCCTTATCGGGAGGCGGCCCGGGCGCTCTCCCGCTCCGTCCCCCGGGGGCACCGAGAAACGCCCCCAGAGCCGGGGGCGCGGTCTCGCCCCGCGCATGCGCCGTGCCGACACCGCAGCCTTGCACAAGCCTCGCGAGATCCTAGGTGACGcctgggctgggccggggctcgGGGCACCGGGACGATGGCAGCGGCAGCCGGGCGGCTCCTGGCGGCCACCCTGGCTCGCTCGGGGCGTGCGGGCTGGGGCGAGCCGGGCCGGACCCCGGCCGTGCCGCTGGTGCCCTCCCGGGGCGCCACCGTCACCCGCAGCGGCGCCATTTTGCCCAAGCCGGTTAAGGTGAGTGAGGGGCGAGCGGGCGGGGGCGGCAGCAACGGGCGGCAGCGGTGGCCAATGGGTGCAGGCGCAGCTGGTGTGGGCGGGGCGGTAGGGTGAGTGACAGTGCCTGGGACCAATGGGCGGGGAGCTGCGGGCGGGGATGCGGAAGCGCTCGGCAGCGGGAGGGAGACGGGAGCGGCCCCCCGAGCGTGCGGAGCTCGTGTCCCCCGCGTCCCCCCGAGCGTGCGGGGCTCGTGTCCCCCGCGTCCCCCCGAGCGTGCGGGGTTCGTGTCCCCCGCGTCCCCCCGAGCGTGCGGGGCTCGTGTCCCCCGCGTCCCCCCGAGCGAGGCAGCGCCGCCACCTAAGGGGGAGAGCAGTACCCGCCTCCGCACCGCCCTTTGTCACCGGCGACCGCCATCCCCTCCCTAAGCCTCGGCTGTTCCCTGCCCCGGGCTGCCCACTC
This portion of the Anomalospiza imberbis isolate Cuckoo-Finch-1a 21T00152 chromosome 5, ASM3175350v1, whole genome shotgun sequence genome encodes:
- the SMDT1 gene encoding essential MCU regulator, mitochondrial, with product MAAAAGRLLAATLARSGRAGWGEPGRTPAVPLVPSRGATVTRSGAILPKPVKTPFGLLRVFSVVIPFLYVGTQISKNFAALLEEHDIFVPEDDDDDD